The following are from one region of the Silene latifolia isolate original U9 population chromosome 9, ASM4854445v1, whole genome shotgun sequence genome:
- the LOC141601832 gene encoding uncharacterized protein LOC141601832: protein MTNDSSTSSKSSFHPAYSVSNIKNFVQITLETENVHYASWAELFLNTASAFDVLDHLVPPKDTVINKDATWTRLDAIVKQWIYSTISVDLLHTILEPGSTAQAAWDRLKDIFNDNKHSRAVMLEQQFTNTHMDNYPNVSSYCQALKMIADQLANVGSPVSETRLVLQLVNHGSEGYKGIATIIQQADPLPPFYKARSMLALEEHNQRIQAAPATADTALLAFNSPTDAGSNSHSNPTNSKGGGTSNSNNNRGKGGRHNRGQKGGKHNSNNYNSGRNNNNNRNGQQQQGTWTWVPFNSWPSTPQQGWTVPPCPYPTVGWSGNRSQQGILGPRPNQQGQAFIAQPSNGYSPGAFVPTDIAAMMQSLSLQQPDDNYYMDIGASSHMTSNNGNFSSYSSLSKNRHIVVGNGDMIPIIGYGAITLASPHPPMIPIIGYGLHSGNTILSLSILI from the coding sequence ATGACAAACGACTCATCTACCTCCTCAAAATCCTCTTTTCACCCCGCCTATTCCGTCTCCAATATCAAAAATTTTGTGCAAATCACTCTCGAGACGGAAAATGTTCATTATGCATCTTGGGCCGAATTATTCTTGAACACGGCTAGTGCGTTTGATGTCCTTGATCACCTCGTCCCACCCAAGGACACCGTGATCAACAAAGATGCAACATGGACCCGTCTCGATGCCATCGTTAAGCAGTGGATATATAGCACAATTTCGGTTGATCTCCTCCACACGATTCTCGAACCCGGCTCTACTGCTCAAGCCGCGTGGGATCGTCTCAAGGATATTTTCAACGATAATAAGCACTCTCGGGCCGTCATGCTGGAGCAACAGTTTACCAACACCCACATGGACAACTACCCGAATGTGTCGTCGTATTGTCAAGCCCTGAAAATGATTGCAGACCAACTTGCTAATGTTGGTTCTCCCGTCTCCGAAACACGCCTTGTTCTTCAATTAGTCAATCACGGCTCTGAGGGGTACAAGGGTATCGCTACTATTATCCAACAAGCTGATCCCCTGCCTCCCTTTTACAAGGCTCGGTCTATGCTCGCTCTGGAGGAACACAATCAACGCATCCAAGCCGCTCCTGCTACTGCGGATACCGCGCTCCTAGCTTTCAATTCACCCACTGATGCGGGTTCCAATTCTCACTCCAACCCGACCAATTCTAAGGGAGGTGGGACTTCGAACTCGAACAATAATCGAGGCAAAGGGGGGCGTCATAATCGCGGTCAGAAAGGTGGGAAACATAACAGCAATAATTATAATTCCGGccgtaacaacaacaacaaccgcaATGGGCAGCAGCAGCAAGGCACATGGACCTGGGTACCCTTTAATTCATGGCCGTCGACGCCGCAGCAAGGTTGGACTGTGCCCCCGTGCCCTTATCCTACTGTCGGGTGGTCTGGTAATCGGTCTCAGCAAGGAATTCTTGGGCCTCGACCAAACCAGCAGGGACAGGCGTTCATTGCTCAACCGAGTAATGGCTATTCTCCTGGAGCTTTTGTTCCAACAGATATCGCTGCTATGATGCAATCGCTCTCTCTTCAGCAGCCGGATGACAACTATTATATGGACATAGGTGCGTCGTCGCACATGACTTCCAATAATGGTAATTTTTCCTCTTATTCTTCTTTGAGTAAAAATCGTCATATAGTAGTCGGAAATGGTGATATGATTCCTATTATTGGTTATGGTGCTATCACTCTTGCTTCCCCACACCCACCTATGATTCCTATTATTGGTTATGGTTTACATTCAGGCAATACAATTCTCTCCTTATCAATTCTTATATAA